A single genomic interval of Prunus dulcis chromosome 5, ALMONDv2, whole genome shotgun sequence harbors:
- the LOC117628177 gene encoding uncharacterized protein LOC117628177: MAMQRLCTKLRSLSVHSTQTLPYLSSSFLCSSPRLLQPLPFASNNNKWSLRSLFNAHSPTQPSLAIATLRPSTFPISMLQVRHVSSRERKKRRKPMTPVTSKLKKTKIKAYSSYKSRFRTMNDGKIRRWREGKRHNAHLKSKISKRRLRLPALVHPAYAKVMKKLNFCG; encoded by the exons ATGGCGATGCAGAGATTATGCACCAAGCTTCGGTCATTGTCCGTACACTCAACCCAAACTCTACCATATTTATCTTCGTCTTTCCTCTGTTCTTCTCCTCGTCTTCTCCAGCCTCTCCCTTTCGcttcaaataacaacaaatgGAGCTTAAGGTCACTTTTCAATGCCCATTCACCAACCCAACCTTCGCTAGCTATCGCCACTCTTCGCCCTTCAACATTCCCTATCTCG ATGCTTCAAGTGCGGCATGTTTCTTCAAGAGAGCGTAAGAAGAGGAGAAAGCCAATGACACCAGTCACTTCCAAGttaaagaaaaccaaaataaagGCTTACTC GTCTTACAAGTCCAGGTTTAGGACAATGAATGATGGGAAAATTCGACGATGGAGGGAGGGCAAGCGTCACAACGCACATTTGAAG TCGAAGATATCTAAGCGTAGACTCAGACTACCTGCCTTAGTCCATCCTGCTTATGCTAAAGTTATGAAGAAGCTCAATTTCTGCGGTTAA